CGGCGAGCAGGTCCCAGGCGAGGAGGCCCGCGCCCAGGCATCCGGCGGTGTCCCCGAGGGCCGCCGGGACGATGGCGGGCAGCTTCTGGAACGTGACGCGTTCCTCCACGGCGGCCCGGAGTGGTGTGAACAAGGTTTCCCCGGCCTCGGCGAGCCCGCCACCGATGATGAGGGTGCGCGGGTCCAGGAGGGTGAGCGCGGTGACGAGGCCGTCGGCGAGGGCGTCGACGGCGTCCTGCCAGACCCGTACGGCCGTGGGGTCGCCGGACTCGACGGCCTTCGCGCAGTCGGCGGCGTCCGCCTCGGGGTCGCCGCCGGCCTCGGCCCAGGCGAGGGAGACGGCGGAGGCGGAGGCGTACCGCTCCAGGCAGCCGCGCTGGCCGCAGCCGCACTCCGTACCGCCGGGGCGGACGACGATGTGGCCGATCTCTCCGGCGTAGCCGTGGGCGCCGGCCTCGATGCGGTCGCCGATGCCGATGGCTCCGGCGATGCCCGTGCCGAGGGGCACGAAGAGGAAGCGGTCGGCGCCGTTGCCCGCGCCGATACGGCCTTCGGCGAGGCCGCCGGTGCGGACGTCGTGGCCGAGGGCGACGGGGACGCCGTCGAGCCGGCGGCTGAGGAGTTCGCGCATGGGAACGTCGCGCCAGCCGAGATTGGCGGCGTAGACGGCGATGCCGTTCTCCGCGTCGACGATGCCGGGGACGGCGACTCCGGCGGCCGCGGCGGGCTCTCCGTACCGCTCCTGGCCGAGGGCGCGGAGCTCTTCGGCGAAGCCGAGGATCGTCTCGACCACGGCCTCGGGGCCGCGCTCGCGCCCGGTGGCGCGGCGGGCCTCGTGCAGCAGGGT
The DNA window shown above is from Streptomyces vietnamensis and carries:
- a CDS encoding ROK family protein; translation: MRHVIALDVGGTGMKAALVGADGTLLHEARRATGRERGPEAVVETILGFAEELRALGQERYGEPAAAAGVAVPGIVDAENGIAVYAANLGWRDVPMRELLSRRLDGVPVALGHDVRTGGLAEGRIGAGNGADRFLFVPLGTGIAGAIGIGDRIEAGAHGYAGEIGHIVVRPGGTECGCGQRGCLERYASASAVSLAWAEAGGDPEADAADCAKAVESGDPTAVRVWQDAVDALADGLVTALTLLDPRTLIIGGGLAEAGETLFTPLRAAVEERVTFQKLPAIVPAALGDTAGCLGAGLLAWDLLADKHPTHSEVSA